From Zea mays cultivar B73 chromosome 3, Zm-B73-REFERENCE-NAM-5.0, whole genome shotgun sequence:
CAATGGGCCTTCTAATGTCTTTCTTGACGTGTTGGTCATCTCAATCAGCACTTTGTCTTCATCCAAATCTATGTTGCATCGTTTGAATCGTAAGCAAACACACTAGCAAATAATATTAGTCCAAATGATTATGGCAATCATAAAAACCAAAACTTGACTATTACATGGACATCAATCTATTTTCCTTATACTATCGATAGCCTCAAGTTTGTTAGTTAGCCTATCATTTAATTTGCTAGGGGTTTCTATTCTAGCAAGCGAAAAATCATAAGATGTTTTTGAGCTAGCTAATCTTTCTTTTGAATCGTTAATAATTTTCATCAAAACCGTAGTAGTGTTGTTGGCTTGTCGCAATTCGTTGTCTTTGATAGCTCACTAGTTTGTTTTTTTTGATTAGTGAAAATTTCATTAACTAATTGGAATTCTTTAGAAGAGTCTTTTATTATCACTATCACTACCATTACTTTCACTAGAGTATGAGCCTTTAGTGTTAGCTCGTTCCATAAAGCACTTGTGAGAGGAGCATGATGGCGAATGCTTGTGACCGTGTTTGGTGTGTTGGTTCTTCACTTAAATTATCCCAAGTCTTAATTGTCGTAAGAGCATGTCCTTGTAACTTTTTTTATCCTTAGGTTTAGGCTTATTTGGACAATCTTTCATATAAGTATCCTTTGTTGCCGCAACCATAATATTTTttgtttcttttctattttctattcttAAAATTGCAAATTACATGTCTCTAACTAGGATGGGTACACCCGTAAATTTATCTTGCGAATTAGATGTCTCAAGAACCAAAAGAAGCTCACCCTCTCCGTGTCCTGTAACATGCTTTGGAACCAAACACATCATAAAATCAGAAAATAATGTTTCTGTCGCTATCGAGTGAACCTGTGTGCAAAGTGTGGTGACAAAGATGATTACGTGTTATTCCTTCAATGTCCAAAAGACGACCACTCTAAGCTTCCATATTTTTCACAGGTTATATTGTTTCTATTAAGGCATTTGGTATCCCTAAGTAAAATTTAGCTTGTATCACATCAAATATTTGAATATCAATCATAAGTATTAAATATAGATTTAATTAAGTCTAATAAAATTATGTCTTGTATTTTAGTCTTTATCTgtctaattagttttataataatTATACTTTATTTAAGATCTATAATTATCATTCAAATATTCGATGTGACAGAGTAAATTTTAGTTGGGATGAACCAAACACCCACTAATTTTTGAACGTGACGTAACGTTCTACACGACTGCACCTATCTAGGCTTTGGGTGCATTTGGTTCAACTTTTTGAACCTGCTTCAACTTTGAAAAAAGTAGAAGCTGAACCAAAAGAGTTTAGCTTTTCGACAGCTATTGAAAAAACAACTTTTCTGTAGTAAAAATTTGAAAATAGCTTGAAGCCTTGACCTGCTTTTGTTGCTTATCCATGTTCATCATGTTAATAAATAAAGAGACGTGGTAAATAAAAAATAAATAGGATTAAGAATAATTAAGTGTTatgataaaaaaatataaaaaataaaaTTGGTAAAAATGATAATAAATTTATTAATAAAAATATTTTAATAGAAAAATATTAAAAAAATGTTAGATATATTAATTAAGAGATATAATTAGTAAAGTGCATATAAACATTATACAATTTGTTCACAGTAGACAACTAATAGCAGTTTGAACCAAACGATTTTAGCTTTTTCACGTCAGCTTTTCTTACAACACACAATAGAAAGCAATTTTTCTCACAACATACAAcagaaccaaacacacccttattcCCCAACAAGTCCCTCTTTTGTAGTCATCGCCGCCGCCATACCGGCCCCcgatttttttgtattttagctctTTTAAAAAAACATGTTTAGCCCTCTGGATGACTTATTAATAGCGTTTTGAACCCTTTGCTCGACGCCATGGTCCATGGTGCCGAGGTAACACGTCTCGACAACATAGGCCATGGTGCGAGGCAAAGGGACGTGCTGACGTCTGTGCCCACGCTAGCGGCTGACATGGCCTAGCTTAGTACTACAGATCTTGGCACCAAGCTAAGCAGCCTTAATAAATCCCCCGCTTCCCTTGCCAAGAGCTACCCCGATCATTTCTTTTCTCCCCTCATTTCCTTCATTTTTCATACTGCCCAATGGACTCCAATCTTCATTTTCGAGTCTGAAAGCTTCATTTCAGTCCATACAGCTTGAAGAGCAAGATATGGTGTCTCACTGATTCATTTGCTATGTATTCgttcgatatatatatatatatagcttatTATGGTTCCCTAGGGTTTAGATTAATTAGGTTTGATTGGTGGACATATATCTATTAGTTATAGTTTCTAAGATATATGGTTCATATGGTGGTTAAGGTTTGTTAGATAGGATTTGAATCGTCGGTTTAAAAAAATCTTTACGGTTTTTAAACTATGCGTTTCAAGTTTTTGATAAGTTTAAATCTTTGCTGATAATTTTATAGTTGTGTTAATATAAAATTATTTCATAGATGAAAAACATGTATAAGGAGCAGTTGTGGCGGAAGAGAGATCGTCCTTCAAAGTTATATCCCAATGCATCTAGCAAGGATGCTTCTGTTCTGCCTGATCTTCTTGTACCTAACTATGGTTGTGGCAGACCGGCCTATGCATTTCAATCAAGACATCCAGACACTTCTGCTCGCTGCTTTTACACATGTAGTAGTTTTAACGTAGGTAGGTTTTAACTTCTAGTCTTTTCATTTTTAATATATGTCTATTAATGTTTCGTTCCATTCTTGTAGGATCATGAGAAGTGCTTTTTTCGGTTGATCGACGGTCCTAATAAATTTGACCCTCTATATCTCATTTTTGAATTGGCTGAGAGGAGGAATACACATAAGCATGAGCCACGTCAGCCGCCAGTGCGGGTGCAGGCGCCAGCGCATCCCATTGCTTGGCACCATAATCTATGACGCCGACACGTGTTACCTCAGCGCCATGGGTCATGACATTGATCAAAGGGTCTAAAAACGATATTAAGTCATCAAGGGGGCAAACGttaattttttttaagaaaagagctaaaatgcaaaaaaaaatCGGTACCGGCCCACCCCACACTGTCGGGCACACAAGGGCACCCGAGGCGTCAGGGACACCTTTAAAATTAGGTTTTTTCAGATATATGCCATTATAAAAATCGAGGATTCTAAAGATTTCATTATAATCTGTGATATCCATTGGTTGCTATTATTAATTCTAAAATTTTGGCTCATGCTATTATCTACGCTTCACGTGTACATAACTCACCTGAAAAGACAAAAATACCCTCACTAGGGACGTGTTTGTGCATGCCATGGCGGTGCAACTATGGGCCTGTttagttcagcttttttctgaccagcttttttgaaaatctggctgtggggagaatctggctgtggggagaatctgagtatcattacgattacgtgtggaggaagataaagttgttcatagggctcaggatctataaagtgacgaattactactattgcgacgactcaaccgattatatgtttatgttgattttgaatggtttttacccaaacgaattttatagaagctagttgaaaagctgagtgtttggcagtccgcagcagcttttggtggccagaagctgcgaaaagccgaaacaaaGAGAGGCTATGTCTCACCCTCGTGTGGAAGGAGATGATCGGGACACGCGCAGGCCCCACACACTTGCATGTTTGGAGAGCAGCAGCAGCGGGTCGTGCTACCACACATCGGTGGAGGAGCAGGCCAAGTAGGTCTCCGGTgagggtatagatggccaaaaagcacgaggtccgtgagcccggcacgaagcccgctttttgggcccggtccgagcccggcacggtagaataagcgggcgggcttggacaggaaactaggcacggcgggttagcccggcacggcccgtttacctctaagtccgttaagcccgtttttttacactaaaacgtactTACCGGCACgtttagcccgcttttcggcccgttttttcgtgctaaacgggccggcccggcctgtttaagcccgctgcgggccgggcttggacagaaaattaaacccgctggctcagcaggcccggcccggtttttagccgggcttcaccgggcccgggccgggccaggccgggcggcccgtttggccatctctaggtGAGGGCATTTTTATCTTTTTCAGGCGAGTCTTGTACGCATGAAGTGTAGATAATGGTATGGACCAAAATTTTGGAATTAATAGTGGCAACCACTAGGTATCACGAATTATAATAGCATCTTAAGAATTCTTGATTTTTATAATGGTATATATCTGAAAAACTCTTTAAGGGTTAGTTTGGCAACCCCATTTTTtgaagggatttctattttcttAGGGCTAATTTGAAAACTCCATTTtctcaagggaaaatgaactaattttccttggGAAAATGTAAATCTCTTGTGAAAATTGGGTTTCCAAACTAGtctttaaggaaaattagtttattttcccttACGGGACGTTTGAATctcttcattttagaggaattggaattcactcaataaagtaacttatttagtttgaaaTTTGACATTCTACCacttccaaagttcagatataagcctatctcaaattcatggggtagaggatgggaaatgattttatgcattagtagaattttTTTTACTCTAACTTAtatgacactcttcgtctcactcctttatagtaaaaatgtagcacataaatatctctgacatcttgctaataatagtatacaaatatattttgcataaaaccgaattagcttaattgatatatgactaaattactattattagaatgaaatttaattccaatgatccaaacgggacGTTAGTAAAATAAGAATCTCTTGGGAAATGGAGTagtcaaactagccctaaaataaTAGAAAATTAAAGGAAGGGGATGAAAACTTTAGAGAATTGTGATTTTATAACAGATTAACAGCCTCTTTAGAACACGGGATTAAAAGTTCCATAAGTTTTTTTCCAAAAAAAATATTCTTATCTAGAGATAAACTTGGTACAAATTTTACTAATCTATATCAGTCTTATGTACCATCAAGTTTATGTAATTTTCTAAGCTTCACCGCAAACATTTATTCACACAGTTTCTTGGTTTACTCGTAAGATTCAAGATGCTTGCGCATTCTACTGTTACCTTTTTCTATTTCTGTATTTTTtcaaaaaggaaaaaagaaacccTGCATTCTAAAGTGGGTCCACCCCACCCAGCCGCTACGCACGGACGCACGTGCGCGTACGGCTCCCCAATGTGGCAGGCAGGgaccgcgcgcgcgcgcgcgcgacgGCAACAAATCAACGGCTGTTGGCTTTGGCTCCACCTCTACGCCTCCACCACTCCACCCCCGCCCGCGCCGAAGCTTCTCCCGCGCGCCCAGGAAGGGCGGTGCGAAGCCCACGCCCGCGCGCCATGTCGCCGCCGCGCCCCCAAAATCCAACGACGACGTCTGGGAAACTCGCTCGGCGCGCGGGTCGGCCCCTTTGCGAGCTCGTGCTATAAAAGCAAGCGCTTCGGCGGGCATCTCACTACAGTTACTTGCAGCTGGCCATGCACATGGCGCTATCGTCCCGCAGCTCATTCGCCGCCGACGTCCTCCTCCCAGCCACCATGTCGTATCGTCAGCCGTGCAGCGGTGCTTCCAGCTACTTGGGCTCTCAGCCCGCGGCCCCTTTCCCGTCGGCAGCGTTCGGCGCGGTGGCGCAGCTGGACGTCTTCGACTGCCTGTCGTCGGACGAAGGCGTTGGCGTCCCGGCAGCTGTACCTGGTGCgttcgcgccgccgccgccgcttatGCCGGCCGAGCGCGTCGTCCCGGACGCTGCTGCAGGCTACAGTAGTCATACTAGGTGAGTTACGTATATGTCCAGACTCCAGATCGACTCCACCAGGGCACCAGCAGAGACGTGATCACGTACTCACGTGGTGCCTTTCTCTCAGTTTCTCCGAGACTACGTGCACGTTTCATGGAAACCGGTTCATGACTCTGGGGGGACGTGTATTTCCACAGGAGTGCAGCGGCTGTGGCGGGTGAGGGGTCGAGGACTACGCACAGAATTGCGTTCCGAGTGAGGTCGGACGAGGACGAGGTACTCGACGACGGCTACAAATGGAGGAAGTACGGAAAGAAGTCCGTCAAGAACAGCCCTAATCCGAGGTGAATTTATAAAGTAATTACGCAGCTGATAGTTTAATTTGCAAACCATTAATTATATCAAAAGCCAAGAGTGAGCTAGATGTGTACATATATATGCGTGCTGGACTGAAGAACCTTGCAAACGAACGAATTGGATTCCAGGAACTACTACCGGTGCTCGACGGAGGGCTGCAACGTCAAGAAAAGGGTGGAGCGAGACAGGGACGACCCGAGATACGTTGTGACCATGTACGAGGGAGTGCACAACCATGTGAGTCCTGGTACCGTCTATTACGCCACCCACGACGCCGCCTCCGGCCGCTTCTTCGTCGCCGGGATGCATCAGCCAGGCCATTGATCAACGAGCAGATCAGAGAGCGTCTTAATTAGTGTAAGATATGTATACCGACTATCTGTTTTAGGCCTTGTTCATGTTTTAGGTCTTGTCCAGTTATTCCAAATCCATATAGATTGGAATGTATTGAAATGAATTGAGATAGATTTCGACTTGCTATGAATTTGAACTGATACCACCCAATCCATAAGTATTAACAGGGAcacgaacaagcccttaaggtAGACAATTCTACTCCAGATAGAAACTGACGTGTCACGTTGCTTAACTTCTCGTATATAACAATCGATGATATCTTCTGGTTTAGCGTGAGGCTAAATGATTTTGTGCTACTAGTCTAATTATCCGTGCTAACACTATGATTCTTGAGATGCAAGGGAGAGAGAGAACGGGAAAGGGTGTCAAGATcacagagggagagggagggggcggtgTGAGTAATGAGGGAGGAATGATGATCCAAACAATATTGGCCATTGGATATGGGTGATGATGGAGAACGAGAAGGGAGGGGAGATCTAAACATAGGGGTGGGCATTTTTTACtgtaaaccgaaaaccgaaccgaaccatgccgaaccgaaatttcggttttttggtagttcggttcggtttcggtttcggtttttagaTCTGAGAATTTCGGTAttcggtatcgtaatcggttttcaccgtttaccgaaccgaaataccaaaaaaaccgaataccaaactttatgAATTCAAAATTTTGACTATTTGATTATGTAAACTAAATGTGTGATGCAATCAAATTGTTATTCATGTGATGTATGATATATCTTTAAATGTTTAtatctatataatttttactttttaaaattatgtgtaatgTGTTGCCTTGTAGCCTTCTTaagtataagtttggtattcggtttttaccaaaaaaccgaagtaaaaaaccGAAACCAAACTTATCgttttcattttctagaaaaccgatCAGTTTCTAATATTTgaaaaaccgaaccgaaattCCAAAAAAAAACCGAATGCCCATCCCTATCTAAACAGCTGGTTTTGAAGGTgtgttattgaaagggaaatgtgcctttgggccatttctataatgttttggtgattaagtgcccaacacatatattctctaagttctaaatgtgccaaagattgaaaaagtgcaaatcaagacatgaggtatgtttctagacttagtacattgttttgagcacTAACAtattttatctaagtgctagaaataggaaaagaaagaattgcaaaagacttggctgtgtgcagccaaagtccagctcggcctggcacaccggacagtgtccggtgcgccagactggtttCCGGTGAATAGGCCGCCCTCgggaaaagtttggcggcgtacggctataattctccagactgtccggtgagccaatggtcgccagcgcaacggtcggccacgcaatccgcgggcAACGCGtgacccgcaccaacggtcggcagggggcaccggactgtccgatgtacaccagacagtgtccgatgcaccaactggcccggagctgcaacggtcgtctgcgccagaaaaggaaggagatcggcaccggaccgtctacagtgactgtccagtggtgcaccggactgtccggtgcgccactcgacagaagacaAGGATGGTCTtccttgttggtcttcaacggttcctagctgccttggggctataaaagggacccctaggcatatGGAGGAGTtacacaagcattcactaagcatcctaaggcatccagacttcgttcccgcgcattcgttttgttgtgttagagatttgagctctattcgagtcaaggactccctgtgttgtcatttgagctcaagtcttctcttgtgtgcgtgggtgtgctgtgatttgtgtcttgtgtgtgttgctcatcccaaccttactccgtgctttcattgtgatctttgttgtaagggcgagagactccaatcttgtggagattccttgcaaacgggaataatcatctaaaggaaaaaccgtggtattcaagttgatcatcagatcacttgaaaggggttgagtgcaaccctcgtctattgggacgccacaacgtggaagtaggcaagtgttacttggccgaaccacgggataaaaatcgcgtgtcttgtgttgatctctctatGATTGTCTTGTCCACAAGAAttcgcttctcaactacttagtcgcactaacatttctataaccaagttttgtggctatttagtgttgaattttacaggatcacctattcaccccccctctaggtgctctcaattggtatcaaagccgttctcttcatgtaAAGGACTAAtcgtccgaagagatggatcctaagggaaaggagatggtggtcaacaacaaggaaaaggagtccatcttcaatgagccaagagatgacaagcccactgactctggctcgagtcacaagaaggacgggaagaagaagaggcgcatcaagaagattatttactacgacagcgacgcctcctcttcttcaccaagagacgacgacgaccatgactcgtctaaaaagaaaccggttaatcaaaactattcatttgattattctcgtattctattcaattctaatgctcatttgctatcaattccacttggtaaacctccacactttgatggagaagactactatttttggagtcacaaaatgcgtagtcacttattttctctccatcctagtatttgggagatagttgaaaatggaatgcatttcgatagtacggataaccctgtgtttattaatgagcaaattcataagaatgcacaagctaccactgttttgctagcatctttgtgcagggatgaatacaacaaggtgagcggcttggacaacgccaagcaaatctgggacaccctcaagatatctcatgagggaaacgacgccaccatgatcaccaaaatggagctggtggaaggcgagctggggagatttgcgatgatcaggggagaggagccaacgcagacctacaacaggctcaagaccctcatcaacaagattagaagctatggaagcacaagatggacggatcacgacgtcgtccgacttatgctatggtcattcacggtaattgacccccatcttgttaaccatatgtaacacccggttttaaggggacaaagctgggtgcatctcatacatgcgccaaagaagacaacatatataatcacagagtgtatagagataaatgtcacaataatcagagtacttattacatagcggaagtcttacaaaataaaagataaatatagcaggatctaaaatccatccttggcgctagaaagtcaactgggagacgccacctagatcgaatcgaactcctcgttatggctcctcttgaaccacctgttcttctcctgtgggggggtgtgagacagcaagggtgagctcacacatgttcatcgctcaacaagttgtggagaataatgtgacatgaactcaccaaaggtgggagctcatgaagtgtaaggcttatcaacgaaaatggttaaagctgagcattgcttttaatgtttgtcaaacttttattagcaattactagatgtaagtaaataccaaaccataataaataatagaacaaaattaataacaaatcccatgcaaatgcaaatgacaaattgaatttaagttccataaattaatcatgtgagggtccgagccgctcatgaccgtgagcacggctagtatactagttttacactctacagaggttgtgcatctttacccacaagtcgtgttacccatctgccaaggggtcatgaatcccatacacctctaccaaggaagcgaggcagggtaacactacgaggcctttacaaagttccactagcttcagaaatcccgctacagtttataggaagctccaatgcagggttcttgcctgaccgccatcgcagcaaagtcaacccaaggacctccctacactgaccactcccttactgcccttgcccctttcgggtaaggaagacctccactagctttcctagttaatcagccaagggcgtcccattaaacccttgtggtagcactgttttcccgggtggtcgctccatgttccaattaatataatgatcttatcatgaacataaataacataacagaataattggaacatggatgtaatgaaatgttaatcccaaaaccatatagagcaatagcataactacccaagtgaatcaggggtaaacaaggtaaacagggtcccatcaaaattaaacctatacaTTGaataatgatattaaagaacattattgggtaaacaaaagtgatcaagggcacaacttgcctgacacttgagattccagttaccagggtgattcttcgggTCCTCgaaacctcacgctagtcgtagcaatacaaacaaacatggtatagccaaaattaacatcacaccaaacataagagcaaaactgtgtaataataatctacgcattgctacaagatcgtgggttcgagaattgctaaaatcggagttacggttaccgagttatgatttcatggaggatttatgtgattaaatgttaaactatattataaattggttaatacaattcatatgagaggttattcaactttaatctaagtcattatttgattaaaggtCATCTAGTCAAATTATAACCATAAAATTAAAATACTATTTTAATATTAAAGAAGTTAATCCAATAGACCTAGATTAATCCAATTaatcataggataaataaatatctaattatcaaagtatgagacatggtataatcaatgttgttaccgCGTAGTAAATGTTTATATGGAGCTAACGCAACTAGAACGGGTCAATTCGGAGTTTaaatggggaagttatgaatttccaaatatttttatgtatttgatatgggATTGATTATAGGatcaattttattattattttcatgtaaaaacagaggCAATAGATGATAAACAACATTGTTACAAAATTATAGAGActgaaatgggtcaatttggaccaagtatgcattttatataaattaaacaagttctagcatttatttttacactaaaaagtATTTTCCTAATGAATTTATCTGATTTTCTAATTATCTGGACTGAGTGCACCATTACCAGAAAGTTTAGGGGCCACAACGCAAGTGTCACCCAGAAACAGAACCCAACTACGTGGACCACGGGTTGAATCCCTGATTCTACGAGGGCTCTTACGCAAAACtcccacggcgaaggggtattggTGATTCTAAGCCGTTGGATCGTCAACCATCGGACCGGATTAGACTTTCCCCTTAATGAACCCGCATACAACGTTGACCATTAGATCTAGGATCAATGGCCAGCGACTCGTCCACGCCCGTGCTCGAATCATGCCCATCCGAGACCAGATCAACGGTTGAGATGAGCCCGACCCAAAAGGGCATGTGTGCACAAATCCAGGCCACCATCTTTTGATCCAAGGGCCCAGAGATGCCCAATCCCAGATCTAATCCTAAACGCCCCTAACCAATCCAACGGCCAGGAGGCCTTCTCCCAACTTCGCACCGGGTCACGTCGGCGCGAACTCCTCCCCACGGCGGAGCATCACCGGGAAAAATCCCGATTACAGACCGGAGCCTCGATTGCTACTCCAAGTGCGAGATAAATGAAATGGAGGACCTAGGGAATCATCTAATGACTAATTTTCTGGTGGCATGGGTGCACGCGAAGCTAACCACGGCACAAAGCGGCCCTGTGACAGCGCCATGGCCGGCGTTCGGCCAATCCTAGGGTTAGGGCCCTAATAACTCAATTCCTACGGACTACGCGTTGCCCCTAGCGCAACTAACTGGATGCGCTACTCACCGAGGTTGGAGGCGACAACAGCGACGCTACCCACGGCGAGAGGCGGCTCCACGGCGGATTTGGTTCGACGGCGAGCAATTGATCGGCTCCGAGCGGTCCCCCAAGCTTCCTCGATATCTGCAAGCCCGCGGCAAGGTTCTCCCTTGCACGACAGGACTCCGAGGGCACGACCTGAGCCAACGAACGCAGCACGAATCGATGGCGGTGGCGGATCTCAACACGGTGCTTCCCCCCCCCCAAATCTCTCCCCGCATGCGGTAGTGTTGACGGCTTTGCACAAGGGTAGGCAGGAGAGGAGGAAAAAGGCAAGCCCGACCAACGCTTAAATCACCAGCGGAGCTCGGTTCCGAATCCACTACCTACCGGACCGTGATTGGCGCGAGTAGTTGAGCTCCGAGGAAGTCGCCTAGGTGGTTGAAGTGGCGGCTGGGCGAGGATGAGCATGGCTGATCCGCTCCAGAGCTTCGCGTGAATCATGGAGGTCCGGTGGAAGGTAAGTGTTG
This genomic window contains:
- the LOC103651266 gene encoding probable WRKY transcription factor 51; amino-acid sequence: MHMALSSRSSFAADVLLPATMSYRQPCSGASSYLGSQPAAPFPSAAFGAVAQLDVFDCLSSDEGVGVPAAVPGAFAPPPPLMPAERVVPDAAAGYSSHTRSAAAVAGEGSRTTHRIAFRVRSDEDEVLDDGYKWRKYGKKSVKNSPNPRNYYRCSTEGCNVKKRVERDRDDPRYVVTMYEGVHNHVSPGTVYYATHDAASGRFFVAGMHQPGH